The DNA window TTCGATGTGCCCAGAGGACTCAAAAAGATCCAGTTCCTTGAATTTGCCCAAGGCCATTGGCTCCAAGAGAATTTGTCATTGATTTTTCTGGGCCCCACCGGAGTTGGGAAATCTTTCTTGGCGGCCGTACTGGCCCATCACCTGTGTAAGCAGGGCCATACCGTACGCTATATCAAAACCGCTGATCTACTTCTGGAGCTGAAACTCACTAAAGCCGATGGATCCTATCCTAAGCTGCGTAAGCAATTAGCGGCCTACGATCTATTGGTTCTTGATGAATGGCTCAGAGATCCCCTATCCCTCTATGAGGCCAGGGAAATTCTCGATGTCTTAGACGAGCGATTCCGCAAAGCATCGTGTCTATTCGCCACTCAGATCCCGGTGGAGCAATGGCATCCACAGATTCAAGATCCGACGCTGGCCGATGCCATTCTCGACCGCATTGTCCATGATGCGATGAAGGTCTCACTCCGAGGTGAATCCATGCGGAAACTGACCAGTAAATTGACACCCCAAAAGGAGAACGACAACCCTGCTCTATCTACAAAACAACAGGAGAATAAGACGGATGCAAAACCCCAAAATGAAACCTCTGCAAAATCGAAGGCTAAAGGACAACGGGAAGCGACTGATGATTAAACCTCACTCAGCTTTTCGTGTTATGAATGATTTAGGCAATTCCAATGCCATTTGATTGAGATAAAGGGACACCTTCTGACCTGCTAATTCTAGATGCCGATATTTTTTTATCGGAAGGTGCCGAAGCAAATGGTCACTTACATGCCGAGGTTATAAAAATCGGTCAAGCCCTTCCCGAGCACTGGTATATCCCCCTATCCCATATGCAATCAGCAAGATCCAGATAGCTATTCCAATGTGATTAGCACCTAGTGCAATCCAGCCCATGAGGGTCAATATGCCACATAGGATTGCTGCCGTTGCTGCAGGATAGGTTTTCAGCCAAGAAGGGAGGCGTTGAGCTACCCGCTGGATGGGGATATTATTCATGGTTCTTGTGTCAACAGCACCATAAGGGTAAACCTTGACATTGATGTTAAAGTCAAGGGTATGTTGACGATTAAAGAACTCACTAAAACGGTGGGGCAAGGCACCACACCCCGCATGGTGCGTCACTATCACGAAATTGGGTTACTGCCTCAACCCTCACGTTCTCAAGGCAACTATCGGCTTTATGACAATGCCGATGTCCAGCGGTTGCAACAGATTGTGGCGCTGAAAAAACAGGGTTTCCAGCTTGCTCACATCAGACAAATTCTGACGACTCAGCCTCCTACCATTGAACCCCTTCTCGATCAACTTCAGCATCAGTATCAAGCCGTTCTACAGCAACTGATCAAGCTGCGTCAAACGGCCACCGCCCTGGAAGGAATCATAGGTCGCGATTTAGCCTGCCAATCTGTCCAGGCGGAAGCATTAGCCCAATTACGGCAATTAGCAGCAGAGGCTGAAACAGCCACCGCTTTTACTGATGGTCTATGGCAGCAGTTGGACGCCGCTGTCCCAGAGCACCCAGAGCATTTCCAAGAGGCACTGGCTAGATTGCTCCCAGACCTCTCCCAGCGTCCTGAAATCGAGGTGGATGTCATTTCCCATCTGGTGTTAGCCTGTGGCGATGTCAGTCTGGCTAGCTTTATCCGCTTTAGTCCCGATGCCATCAAAGCTGCCCGTGAGACACTATCAACTAGGTGTACGGTAGTGGCCGATGTATCAGCTGTGAACGCTGCATTGGATCAACCCCGCCTTAAGCATTTAGGTTGCTCCTGGGCCACCCTTTTAGATAACCCCCATGTAGACAGTGCTGCTGATGCTGAGCAACAGTTCTGGCAAGATCAAAATGGGCACCAACGGCTGGAATCTCTTATTAATGGTACCGTTTGGGTGGTGGGGTATGCGCCATCCGTATTGATGAAGCTCTGTGCAGCTATCGAGGAGGGTGTGGGACAGCCTGCATTGGTTATTGGTTTACCAATTGGATTTAGCCATGCATCTGCAGCTAAGCGGCGACTTGCAAAGTTGGATATTCCCTACGTGACCACAGAGAATACCTTTGGTGGTGGCTTACTGGCAGCAGTGGTTCTTAATCGGCTAGCGGCTTCTCTGATCGAAAAACCTGATTGCCACTGCTATCTTGGATGATTGATCTACTCCCACCTGCTTCAGCGATGGGAGTGGATCAATTTCTACCCCCTGCTTGCCAATAGAGATTGCTTTTCTGAGACTGCTATAATCCCCGAATGTTTGATTCAACCTGTAAGTTCCTTGCAGAGAGCTTTTCCAGTGATTTTGCTTCTTGGCTACTGGGTGAACCTATTCCACTCACTGAACTCAGCCCATCCGAACTATCCCTCGAACCGATCCGTGCCGATACATTAATTCTTCTAGCTTCTGAAGAATATATTTTGCATGTAGAGTTCCAGACTGAGCCGGACTCGAATATGCCATACAGGATGGCGGATTATCGTCTGCGAGTCTATCGCCGCTTTCCCCACAAACAGATGAAGCAAGTGGTGGTCTATTTGACGCCTTCTCAATCCTATTATGTTTACCAGACAGCCTTTGAGATTCCTGGAATGCGTCATGAATTTGATGTCATTCGTCTTTGGGAACAACCCACACAACTTTTCCTTGAATCAACGGGTTTACTGCCATTGGCGGTTTTAACCAATACTCCAGATCAAGCCCAAACCTTGCGTCAGGTGGCTGAACGAATCGATGCCGTTCCAGAACTGCGAGTACAAAGTAATGTCGCAGCCTCAACTGGGATTCTGGCTGGGTTAACATTGGAGAGGGACTTTATTAATCAAGTTCTGCGGAAGGAAATCATGCAACAGTCAGTCATCTATCAAGAGTGGAAAGAAGAATTTCTCCAGGAAGGTCGTGAAGAAGGCGAACGGACGGGCATCCTTAAAGGCAAACTTGAAGGTGAACAGTCCCTTGTCCTCCGGCTTCTCAACCGACGCATCGGTGACGTTTCTCCAGAGTTGAGATCGCAGATCCAATCCCTATCCCTCGAACAGCTTGAAGCCCTCGGTGAAGCCTTGCTCGACTTTTCGGAATCCGCTGATTTGGTGAACTGGTTGCAGGAGAATCAAGCAAGCTAGCCACTGCTCCCCAAAAATCTCAAAACTGCGTTTCAAACCCCTTGCCCTGACAGCAGGGGTATTTTCGGGATAATTCCAACTCCAAATAATAATCATTATCTGTATTACACGAAAAATTACACGAAATAATGGTATGGTATCCTGGGATTGTACAACTCTTTCCCCGCCTAGGTTCCACCCTTTATGTCGAGGAGAGTGATTATCCAGGAGCCTGAAGCCGATGCAAACTCAGCTACCTGTTGCCGAAACAACGAAGACGATACCCGCTGAGCAGCGGCTCACGCTCAATAACGTTTCTTGGGACACTTATGAAAAACTCCTGGATGCCTTTGGCGAACACCGAGCGGTACGGCTTCACTATGACGAAGGAGTCCTAGAATTCATGGTCCCGTTGGAAGCCCATGAAAACCCCAGTGATCTGGTGGGGCTGTTCATTTGCACTTTAGTGGTTGAGAGTGGCATGGATCTCAAGTGCATGGCCTCTACAACCCTCCGGCGAGAAAAGCTCAAAAAGGGCGCTGAACCCGATAAATGCTATTACATTCAAAATGAATCGCTAGTGAGAGGACGCACGGTTGACTTGGAGAAAGATCCACCCCCAGATTTAGTGGTGGAAATTGATATCACTCATACGGATATTGATAAGAATACGCTGTATGCCAATATGGGCGTTCCTGAATTCTGGCGGTTTAATGGTGCTGTGCTGACGATCTTTCAACTGGATCAGGGCCAATATCAGGAGGTTGATGTTAGCCCCACCTTTGATTGGGTGCCGAAGGATGTGTTTTATCACTTCTTGAAGCAAGGCAAAAAAATCGGGGAAGCTCAAGCGATTCGGGAGTTGAAAAAATGGATTGAACAACATCCCAGATCGTCAGCCTAAGGCCCTACCAATATGCCGCTACCCCCTAACCCCAAATGCTTAGCCTGTCTGAACTATTCCAGGACAGAAGCCAAGCGGGTGCATGGTCCCCAAGGGGATGGCTGTTGGAAGGATAATACCTGCGATCGCAAACGCTCTCACTATCGCCATCGCAAAGAGAACAATGCTAAACGCAAGGGGGAGTATGCGGAACAGAACCCGAAAACAAAACCAGCCGAGACCACTGAAACCCTCTCGATTCCTGTCCAAGCCCCTCCTGTGGCTTTGCTCTACCTGTACAAGGAGAAACCCAAGGATGCCCACCTCCATGCCCTGGCTATCAGTGTCTGGCAAGGCAGTGAAAAGCTGGCAGAAATTGAAGCTGTCCATTGCATGGGCATGACCAATACTCAGGTACGTCATTATCTGAATAATGTGCTGAAGGTACTGCGCGATCGCTTCGGCATCACAGAATATGAGCCACCGATCCGCATGGAGCCGACCGAGTGTGAGATACCGGAATGTCCGCTGAAGGATAAACGCCATGTTCACTCAGCTTGAGCTAGATTTTGCCAGTACATTGGCCTCAGCGCTGGACGAACCAGAGCAAGCAAATGTCCTCCAACTCTGGGATGGGATGTTGCCAGAGTTGCAAACCCTATCCCAACACGAACGGCTCCAGGTCGCTGGCGAGATGGCTCTGGGTATTGCTGAAGTCTTTTGTCAGCGGGCAGAGTTGCTGATCCAGGATTGGGAGGATCGGCATAACACTAAGGGTCCAGTCTTGGATGAGGATTTCCTGGCCGGGATGGTTCAGGAGACCATGTTCCTCGACATTTCAGATCTTTGTCGTCAACCAAAATCACGGAAGCGGCACCAGGGGTTCACGGGAAAGCCCGTGGAATCTGTCGTGGGAGAAGTCAGCAAGGAATCGGTGCTGGAATTCGTGGAAGAGCTTGAGAGTGGGGAGGCGGTTGCGTTGAATGCCAGTCACGAGGAGGATGTGTCGGCTTGGGTGGGTGCGATCAGGCAGTATTTGGAAAAGATTGAGGGAGCTGTACAGTTTGGTGATCTTGTGGAAGGGCTGGGATTTCCTGCTGTCGCAGTTTTGATTGGGGTATTACTGGGTGGGTTACAGGTGGAGCAGCGGGGTGGGTTTTATGAGGGTGGGGTTTATATTGGCAGTTAGGTGTAGATGCCGATATCTTTGCGGATCGATAACTCAAAACTGGCTGGGATATTAGATCATATGCTTAAGAACCAATTCAGAGGAAGGAACTACAGGCTTGATAACTCCTCCGATTTCCCCTGAAAGTGTTACCTGGTTTTGAGTCCTCGTGATGATTCTGACATTATCATGACAGAGCAGAATTCTTACTTTCATACTGGCTATTACCATTAGAGTGCGGACTGGTATTGTCGATACCTTACTAGTTAATGTTCAATATCAAACTAGGTTGGGCATCCCAGGATAATTTACAAGTGGTTCATCATTCGCAATCGTTATAAAAATTGGTTTGTATGCCTCAAACACTGAGTGTTCGCTTATTAGGTGTTATTTCTATCCGCCATGGAGAGCGTTCTCTTTCTGGTCAGCTCACCGGACGGCAGCAAGAATTTATTGCTTACCTAGCTTTAAATCGAAAAGTCCCTCAATCTCGCCAGCGACTTTCCTTTCAGTTTTGGCCAGATTTACCAGATGATCGTGCCCGCGCTAACCTAAGGAAAGAACTGAGTTTGATTCGCAAGGCGCTACCGAAAGCAGATGAATTTATTTCGGTGACGGGTAAGACGCTGCAATGGAACCCGGAGAGCCACTTTACCCTTGATGTAGCTGACTTTGAGGAAATCGCGAAAAAAGGAAAGCAGGCAACTTTAGAAGAGTTGGAGAGGGCGATCTCACTCTATCGAGGTGAACTGCTACCTGATCTTGATTGCGAATGGGTTCTCCCAGAAAGAGACAGACTGCATCAGATGTTTAGGCAGGTGTTAGAAAAGCTCATCAATCAATTAGAAATACAGCGGGACTATCCTGTGGGGGTGACCTATGCTCAGCAACTCCTGCGAGATGATCCGCTCAATGAAGGGGCCTATTGTTCATTAATACGGCTGTATGGATTGATGGGAGATCGCACCAGTGGCCTGCAGACCTATCACCAATGCATGACATTACTGCGTGAGGAACTGGGTATTGATCCGAGCGCGACAACACAAAAGCTTTATGAGCAACTGTTGCGATCTGAGGGAGAAACTAGGCCACCTCTTGGTTCTCTTCCCTTATCCACTACACGATTCAATACAGCGCTCTCCCCGCTTATTGGCCGTGGCCAGGAGTGGAAAATCATAGAGGGTTGGACCGATTCGCTTCTGCATCAGCCTGCAATGATATCCGAGGTGCTGCTGTTGGCGGGCGAACCCGGCATTGGCAAAACTCGTTTACTGGAAGAACTTGGCGTTATGATGCAAGCAAACCATGTTCAGATTCTGTGGGGTTCCTCATTTGCTGCAGAGATGATGCGCCCCTACGGTTTTTGGATAGATGCCCTCCGCTCAGGAAACGTTGGGGCGACCGAGCATCTTCCAGATGCCTTGAGTGTTTTGCTGCCAGAACTGGGGCAACCGCCCCAAACCTTGCCCGACCCCAGCTACTTATACGACGCGGTGGTGAATTTGCTCACGCAGTGGGCTAAACCGTCTCCATTGCTATTGTTGCTTGATGACATCCAATGGCTCGATGAGGCTTCATCTGCTCTATTGAACTATGTCATTCGAGTCATGCGTCATGTACCAATTGCGTTCGCCTGCACCGCACGGTCAGGTGAACTGACGGCAAATATAGCAATGTCAAAGGTACTGCAAATGCTACGACGGGAGCAGAGACTGCGAACCGTAGAGGTTCAGCCGCTGACGTCAGATCAAACGGTAGCCCTAATCCAAAGTGCAGGCCAAATCGAGTTATCACAAATCTCTCCTGAATCAGCCCGCCAGTTTTTTATAGACAGCGGCGGTAACCCCTTCTTAGCCCTTGAAATAGCGAGATATGGGGGACAAACCCGCATTCACCCCCAAGGCTCCCTTGAAGTGCTGATTGAGGATCGTCTTCAGCAGTTGGATGATGCTACACGGGAGTTTTTGCCTTGGGCAGCATCTTTAGGTCGCAGTTTTCAGCCCTCAACAGTGGCGCATGTCGCAGACTACCCCATCACAGAACTGTTGACGGTGATCGAACAGCTTGAGCAACAATCCATTATTCGTCCCAGCACAGCCCTTGAGGGTGAAATGGGATACGACTTTGCCCACGACATTCTGCGGCAGGTGGTTTACAAACAGCTTTCTCATCCTCGCCGGGTGTTAATCCACCGTCAGATAGCCCAAAAGCTCTCTGAGCAGACGACTCAAGAGAAAGCATTAGCGGGCACGATTGTCCATCATGCTGATTTGGGCGGAGATCATGTCTTAGCAACGTCTGCTGCCATTGAGGCAACCGAATATAGTCTGAAGTTGTTTGCCTATACCGAAGCGCTGGAAATAGCCCAACGGGGTATCCAGCATTGTCAATTTCTAGAAGCAAAGATACAGAATCTGTCCTATGCAAAGCTGTTGAAACTCTGTGCCTTCGCTGGGGGCAAAGGTGAGCAAGCCAAAAGCCTGGAACAGGAAGCAAAAAGTCTCATCCAAAAAGCAAAATCTTTAGGGTCCACGGAGGCTGAAACCGAGGCCCTGGAAGCCCTGACGATCTTGCAATTCAACCAGGACAAGCTGGGTGAGGTCCATCAGCATTCCCTACGGATCGCTGAAATGAGTCAGATGGTAAACCCAGCCCAAGCAGTTCGACTGTTGGCTCATAGCGGCGATTGCTTTTCCAGCATAGGTAGAGAAATTGATCGGGCAGAGGCACTGCTACTTGAAGCCCAAGTGTTGGCAGAGCGAGTCGGCATAGAAAACTGCGATCTTGAGTCTGGTATGGGTAATATCCACCGTCACTACGGTCGCTATGAGCCAGCGAAGCTACATTTTCAGAAAGCGTGGAAGATGGCCCAGACTCAGCAGGATCATTGGCGGGAGTGCTACTGCCTCAATGGTCTAGCAATGATTGCGTTGGAGGCAGGTAATCCCCAAGATGCTCTACCTTATTGTGAAGCAATTGTAGAGGTAGCGGCCAAGATTGAAGCCGAAGGAAGTGAAGTCGCTAACGCAACTGCTTTGGCAGCCCTAGCCCACTATCAACTTAACGATGCTCGGTATGAAACCGAGATCGTCGAGGCCATCGAAACCTTACGGCAAGTGGATGCCAAACGGATGCTGGCCTATATCCTCACGGAGGTAGCAGCAGTTGATCTACATCACTCTCGACCTGAAGTAGCCGTTCAACGCGCTGAAGTAGCGCTAGCCAATGCGCTACCAGTGAAGCATCCTAGCGCAATTGCCCTAAGTGGAGCGACTTTGATTCAGGGACTATTAGCTTCAGAAGAGTACCAGAGAGCCACAACGGAGTGGGACACTCTGCACACTAGGATAGATTACCATAGTCTCAGCGCCCGTGCCCAAGAGGCCATCGACCGCACCCGAGAGAACCTGCTAGTGCATCAAACTTCAATCGCTGAATCACAAAAGTAGGAGTAATGCAATGACACTGGTGATTGTTGAGACGCTATCGGAGACGCCGCTAACTCCCGAGAATCTCACAGACGAAGATGTTCAATTTATGAACTGCTTAGAGGAGCGTAATGGCACTTGGCGGTATTCGTTGCTCTCGATTGATCGACAACGAATGATTTGCACCTTTGAAGTCCCTGATGTAGAGTCATTGCGCGAATCATACCGCAGAAGTGGGGTGCCCTATAATCACATTTGGCCAGGAGAGATTCTCAAGCCAGAAGGGACCCAACCCCAGAAGAATGAAGCTATTTTCAAGGTCTTCGAGGGCACTTATCCTGAAGGATTAACCCCAACACAGTGGGACGCAATGAATCAGTCGATGTCATCTCACTACGCTGAGCATGGTGTCGAGTGGGTACAATCTTATGTATCACTGGATCGAACGCGCATTGTTTGTGAACTCAATGCCCCCGACCTAGAAAGCGTGATTAAAGCTCACCATAAGATTGGTCTCACTAAGACGCAACTCTGGCCAGCAACTTTGCTGGCAGAAGTATAAATTCTCTCGCTGTCAGGGCTGAACTGTCCCTCGGTGTTAGCCATGATGGGGACTACGATTACCCCTTTAGCGCTGGGGGAACGTTTATGGAACGGTACTCCTTTTAACTTGGATTCAAGATCGCAATGAAGCCGTAGCTGTGTCTCGTTGGCTGCTGTCTCTGCGTCTCTTGCCGATATTGGTTGTAAGTTCCATGTCTCTTGTCGTCGTCGAAACCACTTTCAAGTCTCCTCTGCACCCATCCGAACGGGCAGATGCTCTACCCAAATGTTGGCCCTGCCTCGTTCAGCACAATGTTACATGGGTTCGGAGTATTCTCTGCATTAATCGCAACCGGATGATCAATGAATTTGATGCACCGGATGCAGAGACGGTGCGGACTCTCTACCACCGGGTAGGGGTTCCTTTTGATCGCGTATGGACCGGAGAATCATTCACTCCAGAGTCAATATCAGAATCAGTAATAAGTAAAGGAGAAGTTCAATGAACGAACTTGAGATCAACGCTGGACTGGCCCCTACCGAGAATTATCAATACGCACAGCAAGTTGGCGCACAGCTATTTGTTGCAGGGCAAGTACCTTATGATTCAGAGGCCAATTTAGTTGGAACCGATGTCGCAAAAGCCCAAGCCCGCCAGTGTCTGAACAATCTGCGGACACTAATCACGCTGTACGGATTTAAGGAGCGCGATATCCGGCTGTTAAAGATCTACGTGGTTGGTGAGCAGCAGAACCTTCTCGATGCCTGGAAGGGTGTTACAGAATGGTTCGAAAACGATGTCCCTCCAGCTACGTTACTGGGCGTAGCGCGATTAGGGTATGAAGGTCAGCTCTTGGAAATAGATGCAACAGTGATTAGCGAGGATAGTCAGTAACGGTTTAGGGACGCTTTGGGAACGCCCTTCAAACTATCTTGTATTTAGTTCAGGGAACTGAACAGTTGTAATTCAGCAATACAAGGAGTTTTGGCAATGAAACACCAAACAACAGATAACCCTAACACGTCCCCCTTAGATACCGTGTTGTCCCAAAGTTTAGTTGAAAACAATCAGACCATCACCCCAGAAGAAGTTCACTTAAGAATCGAACGGTGCTGGGGGTGGTACTCATATCGACTCCCTTGCTAACGGCTCAATAGCCCACGCACGACCTTTTCACGTAAATAACAAACGAATTAGAGGATAACATCATGATTTCACAGGCAAAACAACGCCTGGTCCTTGGCCTTGGCGTCGGACTTGCAGCGCTGTTGACCCAGGAGCCAATTCTGAAACCAAATCGCTCAACCCAAGCATTCCTACAAAATGGACTGCAATTAAATGGACTGCAATTAAATGGGCTGAACTTGAATAGTATTGATGGGAAAACCTCAAAGCACAACGTCTTTACTTTTAATGGAACGGCAGAAAACCCATCGACACGAGCGGACTGGATTCACCCAGCAACAACCCAGGCCGATCTGCCCAACCAAGAGCGCGGCAGCATAGGTCTAACGAGCGGTCAACTCACCGTCCAGGTGATTGAGTAACAATAAGGGGGAGGGAACATCATGAAATTGCGTTACGGGACTCTAGCCCTGATGCTGCTAGGGGGCGCTGCGATCACAACTCTCGCAGGAGGACAAATCCTGATGGCAAGCCGTTCTCCCTCTACCTCAACTCCCACAGCTATTCTACGGGGGCAAAAAATTGTGGGAACCATCTTGACCAGCGTTGATCAACAGGGACGAAAGCAAACCCTTTAAATCAAGGACGTACAGCTTGACCCCCAAGATACAGGCGGCGACGTTTATCTCTATACTGTTCTTTCTCAGGACAAGACTGGACAGTGGCACAACTTCTGTCTGCCGGACCCCAAGGGGGTCGCAAAAGCTATCCCCCTGACAGGGCGTTGGGATCGCACAGGAGCCCATATCGATGACAGTAGTATCACCTTTGCTTGCACCAATGGTGCCCTAGCAAAATGTGTACGCTGGGGTTACAAACCCTGGAAAACAGTCAAAGGCATCTCGTTAAAGGACTATCACCAAGCTTGTAGCCGCATGGTGCGGGCAGATTACTGTGGTGATGGTCGCGACCATACCCAAAATGGCACCCCCATCGATGTCTATGATCGCCTCGGGTTGCACCAGCGCAACCCAAAAAGTGACATGGCTTTTGAAGCCGCTTGGACTGCTGAGGGGGCGGTCTATCTGAACCGGACTCGTTTTCCGGGGGCGAGCGCCCAATTGCAAATAGATTGTCCAGAGAAGCTAGCATCAACATCGCCAAAAGCCAGCACAGTGGCGCGTGATCCACAGTCCGTACTACCCCAAGCGCTACTGTTCAATGATTCTTTCATGCAGACCGTTACGCCCTAATTTTTGGTCTTTGCACCCCTAAAAAGCATAGGTTTAATGCGGCAAAGACTGCATAATCATTCATCGATCGATCAGGAGAAATCTATGACTGCTCTTACCCACATTCCTCAATCCTTTAATACAACCAAGGCCGAAGCCTTTACCAATCAGCTTCTCGATACCCTCAACGGGGGTGCGATCTCTCTGATGATTTCCATCGGTCACCGCACGCGACTGTTCGATACGATGGCCCACCTACCGCCCTCCACCTGCCAAGCTATCGCCGATGCCGCTGGTCTACAGGAGCGCTATGTGCGCGAGTGGTTAGGGGCAATGGTTACAGGACAAATCATTGACTACAACATTAGCGATAAGACCTATCATCTACCTGTCGAACATGCAGCCTTTCTGACTTGTACGGCATCACCTGACAACATCGCTGTGATTGCCCAATTTATTCCTGTGCTGGGCAGCGTTGAGGATCAGATTGTGGACTGCTTCTACAATGGCGGCGGCGTTCCCTATTCGGAGTACAAACGGTTCCATCAGGTGATGGCTGAAGATAGTGGTCAAACGGTGGTAGCTGGCCTGAGTGAGCATATTCTGCCATTGGTTCCTGGTCTAGTCACTGATCTAGAGCGTGGCATCCAAGTGATGGATGTCGGCTGCGGCAGCGGTCGAGCGCTCAATGAGATGGCCAAGCTGTTCCCTAAGAGTCAGTTCTTCGGCTATGACCTCTCTGAGGAAGCGATCACCACTGCCAATATGCAAGCCCAGTCGTTGGGATTAGATAACGTCCAGTTTCA is part of the Acaryochloris sp. CCMEE 5410 genome and encodes:
- the istB gene encoding IS21-like element helper ATPase IstB, with the protein product MQAMIEQLQHMKLTGLLEAWREQQALPTYHDLSFDERLALMVEREYIRRQNQRMQRRLRQARLPVHATLDAVDFDVPRGLKKIQFLEFAQGHWLQENLSLIFLGPTGVGKSFLAAVLAHHLCKQGHTVRYIKTADLLLELKLTKADGSYPKLRKQLAAYDLLVLDEWLRDPLSLYEAREILDVLDERFRKASCLFATQIPVEQWHPQIQDPTLADAILDRIVHDAMKVSLRGESMRKLTSKLTPQKENDNPALSTKQQENKTDAKPQNETSAKSKAKGQREATDD
- a CDS encoding precorrin-8X methylmutase; the encoded protein is MLTIKELTKTVGQGTTPRMVRHYHEIGLLPQPSRSQGNYRLYDNADVQRLQQIVALKKQGFQLAHIRQILTTQPPTIEPLLDQLQHQYQAVLQQLIKLRQTATALEGIIGRDLACQSVQAEALAQLRQLAAEAETATAFTDGLWQQLDAAVPEHPEHFQEALARLLPDLSQRPEIEVDVISHLVLACGDVSLASFIRFSPDAIKAARETLSTRCTVVADVSAVNAALDQPRLKHLGCSWATLLDNPHVDSAADAEQQFWQDQNGHQRLESLINGTVWVVGYAPSVLMKLCAAIEEGVGQPALVIGLPIGFSHASAAKRRLAKLDIPYVTTENTFGGGLLAAVVLNRLAASLIEKPDCHCYLG
- a CDS encoding Rpn family recombination-promoting nuclease/putative transposase — its product is MFDSTCKFLAESFSSDFASWLLGEPIPLTELSPSELSLEPIRADTLILLASEEYILHVEFQTEPDSNMPYRMADYRLRVYRRFPHKQMKQVVVYLTPSQSYYVYQTAFEIPGMRHEFDVIRLWEQPTQLFLESTGLLPLAVLTNTPDQAQTLRQVAERIDAVPELRVQSNVAASTGILAGLTLERDFINQVLRKEIMQQSVIYQEWKEEFLQEGREEGERTGILKGKLEGEQSLVLRLLNRRIGDVSPELRSQIQSLSLEQLEALGEALLDFSESADLVNWLQENQAS
- a CDS encoding Uma2 family endonuclease; amino-acid sequence: MQTQLPVAETTKTIPAEQRLTLNNVSWDTYEKLLDAFGEHRAVRLHYDEGVLEFMVPLEAHENPSDLVGLFICTLVVESGMDLKCMASTTLRREKLKKGAEPDKCYYIQNESLVRGRTVDLEKDPPPDLVVEIDITHTDIDKNTLYANMGVPEFWRFNGAVLTIFQLDQGQYQEVDVSPTFDWVPKDVFYHFLKQGKKIGEAQAIRELKKWIEQHPRSSA
- a CDS encoding BTAD domain-containing putative transcriptional regulator encodes the protein MPQTLSVRLLGVISIRHGERSLSGQLTGRQQEFIAYLALNRKVPQSRQRLSFQFWPDLPDDRARANLRKELSLIRKALPKADEFISVTGKTLQWNPESHFTLDVADFEEIAKKGKQATLEELERAISLYRGELLPDLDCEWVLPERDRLHQMFRQVLEKLINQLEIQRDYPVGVTYAQQLLRDDPLNEGAYCSLIRLYGLMGDRTSGLQTYHQCMTLLREELGIDPSATTQKLYEQLLRSEGETRPPLGSLPLSTTRFNTALSPLIGRGQEWKIIEGWTDSLLHQPAMISEVLLLAGEPGIGKTRLLEELGVMMQANHVQILWGSSFAAEMMRPYGFWIDALRSGNVGATEHLPDALSVLLPELGQPPQTLPDPSYLYDAVVNLLTQWAKPSPLLLLLDDIQWLDEASSALLNYVIRVMRHVPIAFACTARSGELTANIAMSKVLQMLRREQRLRTVEVQPLTSDQTVALIQSAGQIELSQISPESARQFFIDSGGNPFLALEIARYGGQTRIHPQGSLEVLIEDRLQQLDDATREFLPWAASLGRSFQPSTVAHVADYPITELLTVIEQLEQQSIIRPSTALEGEMGYDFAHDILRQVVYKQLSHPRRVLIHRQIAQKLSEQTTQEKALAGTIVHHADLGGDHVLATSAAIEATEYSLKLFAYTEALEIAQRGIQHCQFLEAKIQNLSYAKLLKLCAFAGGKGEQAKSLEQEAKSLIQKAKSLGSTEAETEALEALTILQFNQDKLGEVHQHSLRIAEMSQMVNPAQAVRLLAHSGDCFSSIGREIDRAEALLLEAQVLAERVGIENCDLESGMGNIHRHYGRYEPAKLHFQKAWKMAQTQQDHWRECYCLNGLAMIALEAGNPQDALPYCEAIVEVAAKIEAEGSEVANATALAALAHYQLNDARYETEIVEAIETLRQVDAKRMLAYILTEVAAVDLHHSRPEVAVQRAEVALANALPVKHPSAIALSGATLIQGLLASEEYQRATTEWDTLHTRIDYHSLSARAQEAIDRTRENLLVHQTSIAESQK
- a CDS encoding DUF4242 domain-containing protein, with amino-acid sequence MTLVIVETLSETPLTPENLTDEDVQFMNCLEERNGTWRYSLLSIDRQRMICTFEVPDVESLRESYRRSGVPYNHIWPGEILKPEGTQPQKNEAIFKVFEGTYPEGLTPTQWDAMNQSMSSHYAEHGVEWVQSYVSLDRTRIVCELNAPDLESVIKAHHKIGLTKTQLWPATLLAEV
- a CDS encoding nickel-binding protein, which translates into the protein MSRWLLSLRLLPILVVSSMSLVVVETTFKSPLHPSERADALPKCWPCLVQHNVTWVRSILCINRNRMINEFDAPDAETVRTLYHRVGVPFDRVWTGESFTPESISESVISKGEVQ
- a CDS encoding RidA family protein; the protein is MNELEINAGLAPTENYQYAQQVGAQLFVAGQVPYDSEANLVGTDVAKAQARQCLNNLRTLITLYGFKERDIRLLKIYVVGEQQNLLDAWKGVTEWFENDVPPATLLGVARLGYEGQLLEIDATVISEDSQ
- a CDS encoding ADYC domain-containing protein, whose protein sequence is MKDVQLDPQDTGGDVYLYTVLSQDKTGQWHNFCLPDPKGVAKAIPLTGRWDRTGAHIDDSSITFACTNGALAKCVRWGYKPWKTVKGISLKDYHQACSRMVRADYCGDGRDHTQNGTPIDVYDRLGLHQRNPKSDMAFEAAWTAEGAVYLNRTRFPGASAQLQIDCPEKLASTSPKASTVARDPQSVLPQALLFNDSFMQTVTP